The nucleotide window ACACTCAGGATGGTCCTCTGGCTTTCGCATACACAGACATGtacctgtgccccccccccccacatctgtGCCCAGATTCAGTAGGTCACAGTGACAGCTGCATCCAAGTTGGGGGAGCCCTCTGTGCTTCCCAGATTCCAATGTTCAGAGATGATGAAGAGGTGGGTAAACCTGGCCTGCTAGTGAACAAATTGTGGGGGCTGCTTACTGCATGGGCTCCTCTGCAGACTGACTAAGCCAAGCTAGTTGTCACAGACATCCAAGGGAGAAGCTTCCCGGGAGTCAGACGGGTCTGGAGGGCAGAGGCCTGAGGTTGCCCTTGGCTCATGGCAGCACGAAGGAATCCAGCAACCTAGTTTTGAGGCTGCACAAGTCCCACCAGTGTGGGAATAACTTGTTGGGGGCCTGAGATGGAGAACTTCATAGTGTGACCTGTGCTGGGGTCAGCAGAGAATGCTCTGGGCCCAGGGTGGAGAGATACTGTGTTCTGTAAGTCCCCTGCTGGCTTCACACGGTGCTTCAGAGCCTGAGCCCCTCTTCCTGGTGTTACATcttgtccaaagtcacacaggCTTCATGGCTTCTTCTCAGAACTCAGCAGAGTTCCCTGCAACTGAAGGAGCAGGGGCCATGTGTTGCCACTGAGCTAGGAACTGGGCTCAGAAGGCCCTTTGGGGCTTGCAACAGGGCAGTGCGTGAGGGTCCTGGTGGTGacatccttcctctccttcagGCTGCCCATTCTCCAAGGAGGGACCTTCGCTTTTGTGGCCCCCTCTCTGGCcatgctctctcttcctgcctggaAATGCCCGGAGTGGACTCTCAATGCCAGCCAGGTCAACACCAGCTCTCCTGAATTCATTGAAGAGTGGCAGAAGAGGATCCGAGAGGTAACGGGAGACGGGGCTGCTGGGTGATGCCCTTGCTCATCACTATCCAACTCCCTGGAAGAAAGATGTTTTACTTAAACCACTGACCCCGACAAAACAGACAAGGAGCCTGTCCTCAGGAGGCTGGCAGTccagtgattgtgtgtgtatgtgtgtgtgtgtgtgtgtgtgtgtgaacatgatgggagggagggagagaaacactccaataagaaaatgaaaacagaacaggGGGATGGGCGGGAGAGGATTTGGAGTTGCCTGGACGGAGACAGAACATAGGTCTTCTTGAGAACACTCTTACATGCTCCCAGGAGGCAGCATTCAAGAgacattcatattttctttaatgcGTCAactatttattttagtgtttgtGACATGCAGGGAGCCCTAAACCAGGAGTCAGCAAACTGTGAGTCTTGGACCAAAGCCCATCTATGGCCTGGTTGGTATATATATTGCCTgccatgcatgtatgcatatcacatgcatgcagtgaccttataggccagaagagggcctcgggtcccctggaactggagttaaaggtggttatgagccaccaggtaggtgttaggaaccaaatctgggtcttctacaagagcggCAAGTAgtccctaaccactgagctgtctttccatcCTCTGTGGCCCATTCTTCTATTGCCATGGACTAAGAATGACTTTTCTATTTCAAAAAGgttgtttgaaaaaaataataataatatgaggCAGAAATCACACATGGCACTCACAATCTAAACATTTTCCTTCCTGGCCATTCACAGATAGTCTACAGACTCCTACTGTACAACACAGCCTAGGGCCAGGTTCTGGTGGCCCAGGACCAAGGTGGCCCATCACTTTCCATTTCTCTAACATTGTTCTGAGGAATCTCAGCACAGTGAGCCCCAAAGCCAGATCTGCCACACTATTAGCTCCTTCTTTTGGCCAAGGTTTTCCAGAGTGTTGACTAGCAGGGAAAGCTCTTTCATGCCAACCTCTTCACTTGATGAGTGCCTGGTTGTCTTATTCACTCTTGAGATGGAGTGGATCCCTGTGTCTACTGAACATCTGTCTCTGTTGTGGAAGCCAAAGATGGTCAGTGGGCTGACTGGACAACATAGGTCCAGCCACAGATGGGAGCAGCCGCAAGAAAGCCGACACACTAAGATTGAAGGAACTGTCAAATAAAAGCGAACAGATTCTGTTTCTAAAGAAATGGgtgcagaaaaagagagagagagagagccgtgggatcaggtgttcaaacatatgagcctgtaaGGTATTTTCACATGTGAAACACAACATCCATGTATTCATTCACATTGAAAAAGTTAACAGTAACTCTGTAAGAATAAATTTAGGGGACTGAGAAgcatctcagttggtagagtgttcacTTTAGCATGCACGAAACCCTGGGTGTGATCCTCCACAGCCTGTAAACCAGAGGTAATGCCAACACCCTGGAGGTCCGGgtagagaatcagaaattcaaagtcatctttagctgcatagtgagttcaaggctagcctggaccccacatgagatcctgtctcaaaataaaatacaatatttttaaagagaaaagatacCATCATCATGTTGAAGCAAAAAAAGGAGAGACAGACTCATGCAATCCACTAGATCAGGCGGCACAGAGCCAAATCTGACCTGTTAATGAATTGCTCAACAGCCCACAAGCTAAGAATGGTTTTTTACGTTTTAAGTGCTAATTTTTAGAAACATAGAAAGAAGGATAAAATACCCTGGCACCTCGAAATTATACGAAAGTCCATTGTCACTGCctggaaatgaggttctgatggAACACGGCTTGCTTATGTGTTCTCAACTTGCCTGGAAACACTGCCACACTGCCTGTAGGGCCACAGAGCCTAAAATATTCTAACTGGCCGTTCGTGGGGAAAAGGTGCCGAGCGCTTGCCGCTTGccgcagagagagaaagacagaaagagaagcaggatGCTGAGTGCCCTGCTGTTCTTGTGCGGAGTCTTCCTCACCACTGCGACTCCAGTCCACAAGTAATCGCAAAGCTGTGTCCCAAAAGCAGCGGTTATGTGAAAATGTGAGCTCCCGTCCCTCACATTCCTTTGGGTTCCCATTTGGCCTCTACATTGCCTGAGAAAGTACTGCCGAGGTGTAATTGGGTCCGCCCATGGGCTGCTGCAGCCAGCCCTGTGGGGTAGCCTGGTCTCCACTGAGGCCCACACTTTCCCTCAGTTGCAGGGCGCTATCATGGTGGCTTCCTGTGTCCAGATGCTGGTGGGTTTCTCCGGTCTCATTGGCTTTCTCATGCGCTACATCGGTCCCTTGACCATCGCCCCAACCATCTCTCTGGTGGCCCTGCCTCTCTTTGAATCTGCCGGCAATGACGCTGGGATCCACTGGGGGGTTTCTGCCCTGTAAGTATTCTCTGAGAAAGGTAGGCCATCTCTGTCCTGTTCCGTAGAAGGTTACCCACGAAACACTTTTGGAATCCAGGATATTGGCTTATAAATACTTCCATGGGCACTgtcatatcttaaaaaaaattatttatttatctatttcatgtacaatggtgttttgcctacatatatgtctgtgtgaaggtgcccggtcccttggaacaggagttacagacagttgtgagctgccatgtgggtactgggaattgaactcaggacctctggaagatcagccagtactcttaacctctgaaccatctctccagccccacattttcATATCTTAAAAAGCATAACAGTTGATCCTTAGAATCTATTATGACTGTTAGATATTTTAATCTTATTGATTCTCAGAGAAACCAGTTTATCACAGCAGTGTATAAGAACATGTAGTGTTTATGAAAACTTGACTCTACCGGTCCCTTGCCAGCTAGGGTTTCTTTGAGCTGAGACGGGTACAAAGAATGGCCCCATCTCGAAAGGGTGTTTATAGTCTGTGAGAGAAGACAGAGCCAATCACCTGCAATACTGGGAGACAGCCGTGAGGCAgagggtgctgtgtgtgtgtgtgtgtgcagggctgGGGTGTTTAGGGGGCGCTGATGACAGTCAAGAAGGCTTAAGGAGCCTCCAGCGTTTACACTGGCGCTTAGGGGTGGCGTTCTCATTCACTGTGCCCCCTTGTGCTCTGAGAGATGACATGTGAGTGGCATCAGATGTGCAGAACTGCCTGGGAGCTAGCACAGTCTCCAGCCTCAGTGGCTCCCATGGCTGGCTTGATCCTGCTACCAGCTGATCATTTCTCTCCGACTCCGAGAAGTGACAGTCTCCCCCTCCGCTGTTTCCCCTCAGCCAGCAGCATCTGTCTCCCAATGGGGCTTGACCCCTCTCGAGGGATGGCAGGATGTGCTTCCTACAGGGACCAGCGAAGCCACTGGGACATGATGGCTCAGCTTCCTGGCCCATTCCCAGAGCCTGGAATGGGCACCCCGCCCCCACCAGGAAGAAGTCAGCCCACCAAGGAGGCGTGGTCATTTGTCTCTGTTTCAGGACCATCTTCCTCATCGTACTGTTTTCTCAGTACCTCAAAAACGTCGCGGTGCCCGTGCCCGTGTACGGAAGACAGAAGAAGTGTCACATCTCCAAATTCAACCTGTTTCAGGTCTTCCCTGTAAGAACCACCCCTCACCATCGCTTCCCTCTCGGTTGGCTGGGTGGCGCCCCCCAGTGGTTGGTTGCGTACAGTCTCCGGTTCCTACTCAGCACCAGTATGGAACAGACAGTCTCAGCTCCTGGCTGCCTGCATAGCCAACTACGGGAATGACAGGCGCACCTCTAATGATTCACGGGTACCTCCTTCTCCAGAGCTTTCTGGAAAGGCACTTCCCCACAAGTTTCTCTCTGACTCCCAGAAGCAACAGTCTCCCCACGGGAGCGTCCACTAAGTGTTCTGGGATCCCAGCTCGTTGCAGGCTCTGATAGAGGAGTGGGTCTAAGCCCATGACGCAGATGAAGATAAGCACATGGTGTGAGAGCCAGATTTTTGCCACAGGCTCTGCCCAGTATGGATATTTCTGTCCCACTTTGCCCAAGGTCTCTTTCCATCGTGAGTTTTCTGCCTCTCTTGCTAATTTATCCACGGACACAGCAGATTCCTGTTGTCAGCAGCGGGGTCCGTAACCTGGCACACCCCTGTCTCAGAGCatcctgcaccccccccccccccacacacacacagagtgggttGGGGCAGGCAGAGTGTGAGGGCCGCTCTGCTCTCTCTCCGGCAGGTACTGCTGGCCCTCTGCATCTCCTGGCTCTTCTGCTTCGTGCTCACTGTCACCAACACTCTCCCCAAGTCCCCCCTGGCATATGGCTACCTGGCCCGTACGGACACCAAAGGCAGCGTGCTGAGCCAGGCCCCTTGGTTTCGCTTCCCTTATCCAGGTGAGGAGAAATGGGCGTCCTTATTGTTTGGGACACGTGCTTCCTGGGACTGTCTGTGGGATTCAGGACGCTGGATGGAGGGTTGAAAAAGGTTGGGGAGGGATTGCAAGGGGAGATGGGCTCCAGGGACACTCCTAcgagaagaggatgaggagggagTTTCCAGGTTGTTGTAAGGTGTGCACGTGTGTTAGTGGGGACTGAGGCCAGGCGTCATGCTTGCTCCGAAACTGCTGTATGGCTGACATAGAGCCTCAGCcttcttatgttttcttttgaaacagaattCTGCTAAGTTGcttaggctgactttgaactcactcaGAAGGGCAGGCaagccttaaacttgtgatccccctgcctcaactaCCTGAGAAGCTGGGGATTCAGACACTAAGCCCAGGTTGTTCTGAAAAGCCCTTGGGAACAGCAGGCCAGATGCTCTTATTCCAGGAGCTTCCTCACAGACAGCCAAAGCCCCTCACCCCACTCCATGTTACCCAGAAGCCCTGGCCTTGGGGTATGTGTGGGCAGATGAGAGAGAGCCCCGACTTTCAGGCAGATCTTTGGATCTCCTGATAGGTTCAGTGGACCCCAAATGAAGGAGGCTTAAGGCTGAGTTAGACTATTTTGGGGGAGATCAGAGCTTCCTTTAGACCACTTCTGGTCTCCCCTTACAGTATATAAAAGTAGCCAGGGCTGAAGGGTGGCCTGTCTAGATCATGGATTGTGCATATAATAATGTCTCTCTAGTGGAGAGTTTCAGCTCCCAACAGCCCCAAGGCTTTCTTTGAAGGAAGCACCATTTCTACCTTTCTGTGCGTTATGATCTCCAAGTCTGGACATCTGCTCCACCTCAGAGTGGAAGGGAGGGCAGGAGCTGCTGAGGTTCTGGCAATTGAGAGCATCCCAGGCTTGAAATGACTTGGGGTCTAGCAGCTTCCTCTGCCCAGACATTCCCCTTGGGTTACCTCTGCAGGACAGTGGGGCCTCCCCACCATCAGCCTGGCTGGAGTCTTTGGGATCATTGCTGGAGTGATCTCCTCCATGGTGGAGTCGGTGGGCGATTATCATGCCTGTGCTCGGCTGGTCGGGGTCCCACCCCCTCCGAAGCATGCCATCAACCGTGGCATTGGCATCGAGGGCCTTGGCTGCCTGCTGGCCGGGGCCTGGGGGACCGGGAATGGTACCACCTCCTACAGCGAGAACGTTGGGGCACTGGGCATCACTAGGGTAAGGCTGCTCTTGGGGTGGGGCTGGGTCGCTGCAAATTAGCTCCCTGTTGTGGCTGTGACAACTCACGGAGACTGGTTTTAGACAAGTGTCACCCTGCGGATCTGGCAGTCAGAAATGAGATGGGGACTGCATGATGCTAAAGCCGAGGTGTGGACAGGGAAATACTCCTCTTGGGAGGTCTTTTCTATGGGCTGCCCTGTCTGTAGTCTGTGGCTCTTTCTCCCGTCTTCCCCTGTTGCAGATGTGAAAAGTTGTCTGCTGACAAAGACTCATGAAGTTATGCTGCACCCCCAGTGTGATCCAGGAGACCCTTCctagctccccacccccaactcaggCACCTCTGCAAAGTACCTTTGCCAAGCATGGCAAGGCTACATACTCACGGCCTAGGGGCCCAGGATGTGGCTGTCTCTGTGGGGGTCATGATATCAATGTCAACACTTGGCCTTCTTTGGTTGTGGTGGACACTCATTGCCTTTAGCCCAGCCCTGAACATTCAGCTGCCCCTAGCCAGACCCAGCTCAGGTCCCCAGGGCCCCTGACACCCAGAAacctctgaaacacacacacatgctccgtTTTTCTGCAGTCCCTGTCTTAGGGAACCCACTCGGCCACTCATGTCTTCCCTAACTACTCGCTGTCCTTAAACTTACTGCTGGGTTCTCCACAGGCTCCGCACGCACATCCCCTTTGCTCCCTTCCCAGTGCCGCAGACTGTCCCCTGCACAGCAGGACCTCAGCATTCTCTCTTCCTAGATCATGCTCATCTCTAGTCTATCCATGACTTGTCTGGTTTCTAGAACCCAATTCTGAGTAGTCTTTGCCTAATGTCTCTTCAAGCCACACCCCCCTTCCTGCTAGGGAGCCCAGGAAGGAATCCTCAGGATGGTGTTTCTAAATGATGTTGAAACAATAGCATCCTGCTGCCCGCCACATTTCAATGTATCTTTGTGGGGGTTTTGTGAGCTCGGGAAAATTATATGGCCCTCTCCCTGCAGTGTCCTAACTTGCATTATCTATGGCTCCCTCAATGGCTCCAGGGTGCAGCCTAGAGGCACTGTACCTTCTATCTGCCACCCTCTGCCACCATGGGAGCTGAAATCACAACCAAATCCCTGCCAGAGTCACCTCCACAGCAGCGCCTGGCTCTTGGGACACTCTGGAGCCTTTGATACTTTCCCAAGGCTTTCAAGGCCCTTGTTCAAGGCTGTGAGTGCACTAGAATTGTAGCAGAGGGATGTCTAAGTTCAGCAAACCGTTTCCTTCCCATTAAAAGAAACAAGTCTCCTGAAGAACAGAAAATTACGTTccatacacaaaacaaatttcTGTGGACATAGTCTCTAAGCTGAGGGCTTTTAGGGGAGATGAAAAAGCAGGAAGTAAAGACCCACAGGTACAGGGCAAGCTATGACTCAAGGGGGAAGTTAGATTAACCCTGAGAGATAGGTGCAAAGGCCACTTGATTTTTAATGGGCTCACACTCCCCCCTGTGGCCTTTTCAGGTATTGCAACAATTGGTTCTTTcccatgtgtgtgcgtgcatgtgtgtgtgtgcgcgtgtgcgtgtgtgtgtgtgtgtgtgagagagagagagagagagagagagagagagagagagagagagagagagagagagagagagagaggctgaaggCCACAGAACTCTTTCACTTCTCTTGGATGCCACAGCTACCTGCTTACATGTCAGTTCTGAGGCCAAAGGAGGAGACCCGGGTTTCCATGATAGGCTCCCGTGGTGATGGGCTTGCGGATGACAACCCCCGCCCCCATGCCATGAGACCTTTGTCACCACAGGCTGGACCTGAAGACCCATCTGTTGTACCTTCAGTCCAACTGCTTAGCTGGTAACGGAACAAAGCATTTCTGAGGACTCAGTCTAGAAAGCAAAGAATAAGCAAGTTTGTAATCTGTCCATTGGTTGCTGTATTAGTGGACTTTAGTTgttgctaaaatattttttaaaaatagtttctgaCTGTGGGAAAAGCACAAAACAGAAACTCACCCAGCCTAACTACTTTGTAGCTTAGTTTAGTATATTCACACGGTTACACACCAGAACTAAAGCCTCTTCCATCTTACACAAATGGGACTGCATGGTGGTCCCCTTTAAAAAATTAGactagggagagggagggagagagaaggagggagaggaagagagagagagagagagagagagagagagagagagactgtgtatatgtgtgtgtctatgtgcctgtgtgtgtattctgAAGCAGGTTCCATTGCAATAAACAGCCCTCTATTGAAATGaactagggcagtggttctcaacctgtgggtcgcaacccctctAGGagattgaatgaccctttcacaggggtcacctaaaagcatcagaacacacagatatttacattatgattcataacagtagcaaaatgacaggtatgaagtagcaacaaaaataattttatggttggggggtcaccacagcatgaagatctgtattaaagggcctcagcattaggaaggctgagaaccactggtctaggggagtctctttttttaagattctgGATCGAAACAGCCAATGATGTGTGAGACAAGTTTTGGATGTTAAGTGAGCCTCCATACAGGCAAAGGAGAAGTCAAAGTTCATCATGTTCTGTAGCAATAGCTTACTGAGTAATTATAATGCCATGCCTCTCCTGGAGGAAGCTGTTAGGATGTGAATCACATCACATCACCACTTTGCTTTAAAACCCTCTAGTGAAGGGAATGAAGCtttctcttgcttttatttttactgcAATCAAAGACGTATAACATGTGACTTACCATTATAACCGTTTCTAAATGGTTAGTGTGGTAgctttttaatcatttatattttaattagtttattataCACAATTCCATGCACATATAGTATGCTTCAACATTATTCCCCTCCATTGCTTTGATAACGGACTTCCTTATGTagctgtagtcagaagtttctccGGCCCCACCTGGCCCCgcggtcccacagccacttataaaataatcactcagaggcttagtattatttacaaactttaTGGTCTAtgacaggcctcttgctagctagctcttatatcttaaattaacccatttctattaatctatgttttgtaatgtgttccatggcttaccagtctgctggcatcttgctccttgggcaacAGGCTGGTGCCTCCTCAGACTCCGCCTTtgtctttcttgtctctctccttggatttcccacctgcctctaagctgccttaccataggccaaagcagcttacttattaaccaatggggacaacatacattcacagcgtacagaaagacatcccatcgCATGTAGCCTCAAGTGTCTacacctcctgcctcagtctcacgAATGCTGGGATCAGTGTGGCTGCAGTGCTGGGCATAAGCACACTGGCACTGTTGTGCCACACTTGGCACTGTCCATCCTTCTCCCCCCTGAAGGACCCCCAACTCCTCATCCAACCCTTTTCTCATCCTCTCTACTCCTTgtttctcttccc belongs to Onychomys torridus chromosome 3, mOncTor1.1, whole genome shotgun sequence and includes:
- the LOC118579179 gene encoding solute carrier family 23 member 1-like; this translates as MLSLPAWKCPEWTLNASQVNTSSPEFIEEWQKRIRELQGAIMVASCVQMLVGFSGLIGFLMRYIGPLTIAPTISLVALPLFESAGNDAGIHWGVSALTIFLIVLFSQYLKNVAVPVPVYGRQKKCHISKFNLFQVFPVLLALCISWLFCFVLTVTNTLPKSPLAYGYLARTDTKGSVLSQAPWFRFPYPGQWGLPTISLAGVFGIIAGVISSMVESVGDYHACARLVGVPPPPKHAINRGIGIEGLGCLLAGAWGTGNGTTSYSENVGALGITRVGSRLVIVTAGCVLLLMGMFGKIGAAFATIPTPVIGGMFLVMFGVISAVGISNLQYVDMNSSRNLFVFGFSIYCGLAIPNWVNENPEKLQTGILQLDQVIQVLLTTGMFVGGFLGFVLDNTIPGTLEERGLLAWNQIQEDSEETPKASKIYGLPWGIGTKFCTSSCARALPFWPRLDHHGDEVGVSQLTLYPQTSSGKHLRSVAETRM